One region of Flammeovirgaceae bacterium genomic DNA includes:
- a CDS encoding Crp/Fnr family transcriptional regulator, producing MDAIHELKTRIASRGLWAKDILLKRNGFLIRAGAIERHLYFVDEGTLRAFVGKGGEEYVVRFAYPGSIITALDSFLSGKPTQFSLQAIKQCRLKAVEKEMFNALISSDGEFSRLYQLVLQALVLQQMEREMDILTSSPAERYKRVLDRSPHLFQHVPARHIASYLGMKPETLSRIKKP from the coding sequence ATGGATGCCATACACGAATTGAAAACCAGGATAGCTTCCCGGGGCCTATGGGCCAAGGACATACTCCTAAAAAGGAACGGGTTCCTGATCCGTGCCGGGGCCATTGAACGGCACCTATATTTTGTGGATGAGGGAACCCTTCGTGCATTTGTCGGGAAGGGGGGTGAGGAATATGTGGTCAGGTTTGCATATCCAGGCTCCATTATCACAGCCCTTGATTCTTTCTTATCAGGCAAGCCCACGCAGTTCAGCCTGCAGGCCATAAAACAATGCCGCCTCAAAGCCGTGGAAAAAGAAATGTTCAATGCGCTGATAAGCTCTGATGGGGAATTCTCCAGGCTTTACCAACTGGTGCTCCAGGCACTTGTCCTGCAACAAATGGAACGTGAAATGGATATACTTACCTCATCGCCTGCCGAGAGGTACAAAAGGGTATTGGACAGGAGCCCTCATTTGTTCCAGCACGTGCCCGCCAGGCACATTGCCTCCTACCTGGGAATGAAGCCGGAAACCTTGAGCCGGATAAAAAAACCTTGA
- the ablB gene encoding putative beta-lysine N-acetyltransferase, with the protein MFDKIEKLDGSLIQHGPNNDRVYLMKLAGKDAPGIIDKLHDLSLMKKYTKIFAKVPEGVVEDFIENDFKKEATIPKFFKGREPAHFVSRFMGAARSFLSPSKKEKIRKNIAVALTKKDQGDLDKPDADFRALGAEDAEALAGLYEKAFKVYPFPIFDERYLRKTMDENIDYFGAFVDDKLVAASSAEKDKENKNAEMTDFATLPKHRGKNLSYFLLKEMEGEMVSQGYKTLFTIARAESIGMNATFARTDYEFAGTLVNNTQIGESIESMNVWYKNL; encoded by the coding sequence ATGTTTGATAAAATTGAAAAACTGGATGGGTCGTTGATCCAGCACGGCCCCAACAACGACAGGGTTTACCTGATGAAGCTGGCCGGAAAGGATGCACCGGGGATCATTGATAAGTTGCACGACCTTTCCCTCATGAAAAAGTACACCAAAATTTTTGCGAAAGTGCCGGAGGGGGTGGTCGAAGACTTCATTGAAAACGATTTTAAAAAGGAGGCCACCATTCCCAAGTTTTTTAAAGGCAGGGAACCGGCCCATTTTGTGTCGCGCTTTATGGGGGCTGCCCGGTCGTTCCTTTCACCTTCCAAGAAGGAAAAGATCAGGAAAAACATAGCCGTGGCATTGACAAAAAAGGACCAAGGCGATTTGGACAAGCCCGATGCGGATTTTCGGGCACTGGGGGCGGAAGACGCGGAAGCGCTGGCGGGATTATATGAAAAAGCATTTAAGGTTTACCCTTTCCCCATTTTTGATGAACGCTACCTCCGGAAAACGATGGATGAAAACATAGATTACTTCGGTGCGTTTGTGGACGATAAACTGGTGGCCGCCTCCTCTGCGGAAAAGGACAAGGAAAACAAAAATGCAGAGATGACCGACTTTGCCACCCTGCCGAAACACAGGGGGAAAAACCTTTCCTATTTTCTGCTAAAGGAGATGGAAGGGGAGATGGTATCGCAAGGGTATAAAACGCTTTTTACCATCGCCCGTGCAGAGTCCATAGGCATGAATGCCACCTTTGCGCGTACCGATTATGAGTTTGCCGGCACCCTGGTGAACAACACACAAATAGGGGAAAGCATAGAAAGCATGAACGTGTGGTATAAAAACCTTTGA
- a CDS encoding dienelactone hydrolase family protein: protein MPLAKPLSIEVSERTGKVSALAMVPQKAEALLVLAHGAGAGMGHVFMETISQELAKMQVATLRYNFPYMEKGGRRPDPPAVAEKTVAMMMGFAHREYPRLPLFAGGKSFGGRMVSQRVAKECPAYLKGVVFFGFPLHAIGKPGTERAAHLDGVDVPMLFLQGTKDKLAEIGLIKGVTAKLRPATLSVFMGADHSFKVPGQNILPGLASTAALWMKKLI from the coding sequence ATGCCCCTGGCAAAACCCTTATCGATTGAAGTTTCCGAAAGGACAGGCAAGGTATCGGCCTTGGCCATGGTGCCGCAAAAGGCCGAGGCCCTTTTGGTATTGGCGCATGGTGCAGGCGCTGGCATGGGCCATGTTTTTATGGAAACCATTTCGCAAGAATTGGCGAAAATGCAGGTGGCCACCCTACGCTATAATTTTCCTTATATGGAAAAGGGCGGGAGAAGGCCTGACCCACCGGCAGTAGCCGAAAAAACAGTGGCCATGATGATGGGATTTGCCCATCGGGAATACCCGCGCTTGCCTTTGTTTGCGGGCGGGAAATCCTTTGGGGGAAGAATGGTTTCCCAGCGGGTGGCCAAAGAATGCCCCGCCTACCTGAAGGGGGTTGTTTTTTTTGGATTTCCGCTGCATGCCATTGGAAAGCCCGGGACGGAAAGGGCCGCCCACTTGGACGGTGTTGATGTGCCGATGCTGTTTTTACAGGGAACGAAAGACAAGCTGGCGGAAATCGGACTGATAAAGGGGGTAACCGCCAAACTTCGGCCCGCCACACTTTCGGTATTCATGGGCGCTGACCATTCTTTCAAGGTGCCCGGCCAAAATATCCTGCCGGGGCTTGCCAGTACCGCAGCGTTATGGATGAAAAAATTGATTTGA
- a CDS encoding PAS domain-containing protein has protein sequence MDLTIEAHRHWKDLYDFIKSLGIKVSQNPGAEDMPWNIVKSIQLAPNQYLYVNFAPNSKTVFVSPQVTPVAGYLPEEYNYQKQVAVIHPQDQPIMMEAIKYAYGQLYHKAVKPFETSFNFSYRLRHKNGHYLRVLRQGMPIKYSKDGFILYYVSVVTDISHLSNDKKVYAGRSGKGMEDYDFHVDKFYKSKFLSKREIDILIMLREGLHSSEIGERLFISKHTVDTHRRNILKKLGVPSTVQLIKKAQELNII, from the coding sequence ATGGACCTAACTATTGAGGCACACAGGCATTGGAAGGACTTATACGATTTTATTAAAAGTTTGGGGATCAAGGTATCCCAAAACCCTGGGGCGGAAGACATGCCATGGAACATTGTCAAGTCAATCCAACTAGCCCCCAACCAATACCTATACGTCAATTTTGCGCCCAATTCCAAAACCGTATTTGTTTCCCCACAGGTGACGCCTGTGGCGGGCTACCTGCCGGAGGAATACAATTACCAAAAGCAGGTGGCGGTCATACATCCACAGGACCAGCCTATTATGATGGAAGCCATAAAATATGCCTATGGGCAGCTTTATCATAAGGCTGTTAAGCCATTCGAGACTTCATTCAATTTTTCCTATCGGTTGCGGCACAAAAACGGGCATTATTTACGGGTGTTAAGGCAAGGCATGCCCATAAAGTACTCAAAAGACGGGTTCATACTTTACTACGTGAGCGTAGTGACGGATATTTCCCATTTGAGCAACGACAAAAAAGTATATGCCGGCCGGTCAGGCAAAGGAATGGAAGATTATGACTTCCATGTGGACAAATTTTATAAAAGCAAATTCCTTAGCAAAAGGGAAATCGACATATTGATTATGCTCCGGGAAGGGTTGCACAGTTCCGAAATTGGAGAACGGCTATTTATTAGTAAACATACAGTCGACACGCACCGTAGGAACATCCTGAAAAAATTAGGCGTGCCATCCACCGTTCAGCTCATAAAAAAAGCCCAGGAGCTAAATATTATATAA
- a CDS encoding DinB family protein gives MIRNELIEDLANRTLEAISEAGKYKLLTLEALNHRPTPTGWSILECLEHLNRYGDFYLPEIDRKVSEAPHSGNEVFKSGWIGNYFALSMLPGSDGKLRKMKTFKSMDPIHAHLEANVVDKFLDQQRQMLGLLEKAREVDLGKVKTSISISKWIKLKLGDTLRVVVYHNQRHIQQASRVLEALG, from the coding sequence ATGATCCGCAATGAACTAATAGAAGACCTTGCAAACCGCACTTTGGAAGCCATTTCTGAAGCCGGGAAGTACAAGCTGTTGACACTGGAGGCACTTAACCACCGGCCCACGCCCACCGGCTGGAGCATTTTGGAGTGCCTGGAACATTTGAACAGGTACGGGGACTTTTATTTGCCTGAGATAGACCGGAAAGTCAGCGAGGCCCCTCATTCCGGTAATGAAGTATTTAAAAGTGGTTGGATAGGCAATTATTTTGCACTTTCCATGCTGCCCGGAAGCGATGGCAAATTAAGGAAAATGAAAACGTTCAAGTCGATGGACCCCATCCATGCCCACCTTGAGGCGAACGTAGTGGACAAGTTCCTGGACCAGCAAAGGCAGATGTTGGGCCTTTTGGAAAAGGCAAGGGAGGTTGACCTTGGGAAAGTAAAGACCTCCATCAGCATTTCAAAGTGGATCAAGCTGAAGCTTGGGGATACCCTGAGGGTGGTTGTCTATCATAACCAACGGCACATTCAACAGGCCTCCAGGGTCCTTGAGGCCCTGGGATAG
- a CDS encoding T9SS type A sorting domain-containing protein yields the protein MVFVMAILTVKGQSSLDERTGFWTTGASWVGGTMPGTLSSGTVTVNGKVVVVNGTIQVANHMALNGTNLSVNVGDTLVILGNLNVTLTSFTNNGVIIVLGNLSNTLSNNTISGSGKLVVTGNYSNAFGANTFTGPSYVYGSTPGFSPAPPVGNESDLQTNDPDLYDYTNSIFNILPVELTSFEAKVMGESVTIAWATASEFNNDYFVVERSIDGAGFQALATLPGAGTSTMEHHYMVVDSFPAIGLSYYRVAQVDYDGKSVTFKAAAVQVKAPAQPEIYPNPTSRYVFINLNPEDYNIVLTHLNGHTVPQGMAPIEFNERTRLDLGRLGAGAYILHLVNVKSGMASRFRIVKQ from the coding sequence ATGGTTTTTGTAATGGCCATTTTAACGGTCAAAGGACAATCGTCCTTGGATGAGAGGACTGGCTTTTGGACAACGGGGGCAAGTTGGGTAGGGGGGACAATGCCGGGCACCCTGTCTTCGGGTACCGTAACGGTCAATGGAAAGGTAGTGGTGGTCAACGGAACCATCCAGGTGGCCAACCACATGGCATTGAATGGAACCAACCTGTCCGTAAACGTGGGCGACACTTTGGTAATCCTTGGAAACCTGAACGTGACCTTGACTTCATTTACCAACAATGGGGTGATCATCGTGCTTGGGAACCTCTCCAATACGCTCTCCAACAATACCATTTCGGGATCCGGAAAATTGGTGGTGACCGGCAATTATTCAAATGCATTTGGCGCCAACACGTTCACCGGCCCTTCCTATGTATACGGTTCCACCCCTGGGTTTTCCCCGGCACCCCCAGTAGGGAATGAATCGGATTTGCAAACCAATGATCCGGACCTTTATGATTATACCAATAGTATATTCAACATATTACCAGTGGAGTTGACTTCCTTTGAGGCCAAGGTCATGGGCGAATCGGTAACAATTGCCTGGGCCACGGCATCGGAATTTAATAATGATTATTTTGTTGTGGAGCGTTCAATTGATGGTGCCGGGTTTCAGGCGTTGGCCACCCTGCCAGGGGCAGGAACGAGCACCATGGAACACCACTATATGGTAGTGGACAGTTTCCCTGCCATCGGGCTTTCCTACTACCGGGTGGCACAAGTGGACTATGATGGTAAGTCGGTGACCTTCAAAGCGGCTGCCGTTCAAGTCAAGGCCCCGGCCCAGCCTGAAATTTATCCGAACCCAACTTCAAGGTATGTCTTCATAAACCTGAACCCGGAAGATTACAATATTGTCCTTACCCACCTAAATGGCCACACCGTTCCCCAGGGCATGGCGCCCATTGAATTTAATGAACGCACACGATTGGATTTGGGCCGGTTGGGTGCCGGTGCCTATATCCTACACCTGGTCAATGTAAAAAGCGGCATGGCCTCCAGGTTTAGGATCGTTAAGCAATAG
- a CDS encoding acetyl-CoA C-acetyltransferase — MHNNNKRVAILGGLRIPFVKSFQQYSRTSNQEMLTATLQGMVDKYGLSGKLLGDVALGAVMQSSFEWNYSREVVLGTTLHPNTPAFNLQRACGTSLEAINLIALKISAGQIESGIGGGSDTNSDLPIMFQRKLAWKLIDINSAKSTAQRIARFLKIKPGDLKPSYPAIVEPRTALSMGQHTEKMVKTWKVGREEQDHLALQSHMKAVAAYRKGFYEDMVIPFKNATRDTIIREDTSMEKLARLHPAFDKSPAGTLTAGNSTVFTDGAAAVFLGNEGYATAHDYPVLAYFSDCEAAAVDFVHGAGLLMAPTLAVARLLKRNNLSLQDFDYYEIHEAFAGQVLCTLKAWEDDHYCKEQLGLEKALGPIDRSKMNVKGGSVALGHPFGATGARLVATMAKLLHQKGKGKGLISVCTAGGMGVAAIIEK, encoded by the coding sequence ATGCACAATAATAACAAACGTGTGGCAATCCTGGGCGGCCTCCGGATTCCCTTTGTAAAATCCTTTCAGCAATATTCACGCACCTCCAACCAGGAAATGCTTACGGCCACCCTGCAAGGCATGGTGGACAAATACGGCCTTTCGGGCAAATTATTGGGCGATGTTGCCTTAGGGGCCGTCATGCAAAGTTCTTTTGAATGGAACTATTCCCGTGAAGTGGTCCTGGGCACTACGCTGCACCCCAATACCCCGGCATTTAACCTGCAGCGGGCCTGCGGCACCAGCCTGGAGGCCATCAACCTTATAGCGTTAAAAATATCGGCAGGACAAATCGAATCGGGCATAGGTGGCGGCAGCGACACCAACAGCGACCTCCCCATTATGTTCCAGCGGAAACTTGCCTGGAAACTGATCGACATCAACAGCGCAAAAAGCACCGCCCAGCGGATAGCACGCTTCCTTAAAATCAAGCCCGGTGACCTTAAGCCCTCCTACCCCGCCATCGTGGAACCGCGCACGGCCCTGTCAATGGGGCAGCATACGGAGAAAATGGTAAAAACGTGGAAAGTAGGCCGGGAAGAGCAAGACCACCTTGCCCTTCAAAGCCACATGAAGGCAGTGGCCGCTTATCGGAAAGGTTTCTATGAAGACATGGTCATTCCATTTAAGAACGCCACACGCGACACGATTATAAGGGAGGATACCAGTATGGAAAAACTGGCACGCCTCCACCCTGCATTTGACAAATCCCCGGCCGGTACGTTAACGGCCGGGAACAGCACCGTCTTTACGGACGGGGCAGCCGCTGTATTCTTGGGCAACGAAGGGTATGCCACCGCCCACGATTATCCCGTGCTGGCCTACTTTTCCGATTGCGAGGCAGCAGCGGTCGACTTTGTGCATGGGGCGGGGCTGTTGATGGCACCTACCCTGGCCGTGGCCCGGTTGCTGAAAAGGAACAACCTGTCGCTCCAGGATTTTGACTATTATGAGATCCACGAAGCTTTTGCCGGCCAGGTGCTTTGCACGCTTAAGGCATGGGAGGATGACCATTATTGCAAGGAACAATTGGGGCTAGAGAAGGCGCTGGGGCCAATAGACCGAAGCAAAATGAACGTGAAAGGTGGCAGTGTGGCTTTGGGGCATCCTTTTGGGGCCACTGGCGCACGCCTGGTAGCAACCATGGCCAAACTCCTTCACCAAAAGGGGAAAGGAAAAGGTTTGATTTCGGTATGCACGGCCGGGGGGATGGGCGTGGCGGCCATTATTGAAAAGTAA
- a CDS encoding alpha/beta hydrolase yields MTTEKVLIDGIGINYIHQGNVGPSILFIHGNSCSSAIWKNQFEGNLKGKYKLYALDLPGHGQSGKSSTPLITYSLQGLANVVSVFIEELALHSCFLVGHSLGGHIAIQTLAANGHIQGIFVAGAPPITRPPKMEMAFFPNQNMAYGFTPGLSEAQASALAGEFFNGPAPGQAIADILSTDPAFRKYFGETLSTLLGFDDEKIILNGSPVPRCILQAENDRLVQGKYIEGLGIDRMFQNKVHWLPHASHMIMWDQPALFDESLDAFIKSVI; encoded by the coding sequence ATGACTACTGAAAAGGTGCTGATCGATGGCATTGGCATTAATTACATCCACCAGGGCAATGTGGGGCCTTCCATCTTATTTATTCATGGAAACTCCTGTTCATCAGCTATTTGGAAAAACCAATTTGAAGGAAACCTAAAAGGAAAATACAAGTTGTATGCTTTGGACTTGCCTGGCCATGGCCAGTCCGGGAAATCATCCACGCCCCTAATAACCTATTCCCTTCAGGGGCTGGCAAATGTGGTGTCCGTATTTATTGAGGAGTTGGCCTTGCACTCCTGTTTTTTGGTTGGGCATTCCCTGGGTGGGCATATTGCCATCCAAACCTTGGCGGCCAACGGCCATATACAGGGCATTTTTGTTGCAGGGGCCCCGCCTATCACGCGGCCTCCCAAAATGGAAATGGCCTTCTTCCCTAACCAAAACATGGCCTATGGCTTTACGCCCGGGCTTAGCGAGGCGCAGGCAAGTGCATTGGCCGGTGAATTTTTCAATGGCCCTGCCCCAGGCCAGGCCATTGCCGATATCCTGTCCACGGACCCCGCTTTCAGGAAATACTTTGGCGAGACCTTGTCTACATTACTGGGTTTTGATGATGAAAAAATTATCCTGAATGGCTCCCCTGTCCCACGATGCATTTTGCAGGCGGAAAATGACAGGCTGGTCCAGGGAAAATATATTGAGGGGCTTGGAATTGATCGAATGTTCCAAAACAAAGTCCATTGGTTGCCACACGCCAGCCATATGATCATGTGGGACCAACCTGCCCTTTTTGATGAAAGTCTGGATGCTTTTATAAAAAGTGTTATATAA
- a CDS encoding sodium:solute symporter family protein: MHWLDYVVFALYFLGILGVGIYFFFKNENHEDYFVGGRSISSFHVGLSIVATDVGGGFSIGLGGLGFVMGLSGSWLLFTGLIGAWMAAVLTVPKLKKLDMQAGYLTYPDFLKVKYGGKVAMFAAVISGIGYLGFTGGQILAGAKLAAGSVFSHITSFDPLAFSLFVIAAVILLYTVLGGIKAVIYTDTIQWIVLLFGLMFLGFPFAYYKLGGWEAISKALPASHFSLSNVSAITLVNWGFTILPIWFIAMTLYQRVYASPDVKEAKRAFLIAGVFEYPFMAFVGVGLGMLGRVAFPESDPEMALPLMLNHVLPVGVSGFLLASYFSAVMSTADSCLIASSGNFTNDIIVRFFKKKLPDKFIINLSQLVTLTVGVLALLLAGMFQSVLDIVLQAYGFMVSGLLVPTLVAYFSKKTDATAAAVSMVGGGGFTLLAILSKMGLPLGLDATVFGLALSAVLYYLVYYLKKNV; encoded by the coding sequence TTGCACTGGCTGGATTATGTTGTCTTTGCGCTGTACTTCCTCGGCATACTAGGGGTGGGCATCTACTTCTTCTTCAAGAACGAAAACCATGAGGATTACTTTGTAGGAGGGAGGTCCATATCTTCGTTTCATGTGGGGCTATCCATTGTCGCCACCGATGTGGGTGGGGGTTTTTCCATTGGGTTGGGAGGCCTTGGTTTTGTGATGGGGCTATCAGGGAGTTGGTTGTTGTTCACCGGGCTGATAGGGGCATGGATGGCGGCAGTTTTAACGGTACCAAAATTGAAAAAATTGGACATGCAAGCCGGTTACCTGACATATCCTGATTTCCTGAAGGTAAAATACGGGGGCAAGGTGGCCATGTTCGCGGCCGTGATTTCCGGTATCGGCTACCTGGGTTTTACGGGGGGGCAGATACTGGCAGGTGCCAAGCTGGCGGCCGGTAGCGTGTTCAGCCACATTACCTCTTTTGATCCCCTGGCTTTTTCCCTCTTTGTAATTGCGGCCGTCATTCTTTTGTACACCGTGCTCGGGGGCATCAAGGCGGTGATCTACACCGATACCATACAATGGATTGTATTGTTGTTTGGGCTCATGTTCCTGGGGTTCCCCTTCGCCTACTACAAACTTGGTGGCTGGGAGGCCATTAGCAAGGCCTTGCCGGCTTCCCATTTTAGTTTGTCCAACGTTTCGGCCATTACCCTGGTAAATTGGGGTTTCACCATACTTCCGATTTGGTTTATAGCCATGACCTTGTACCAACGGGTATATGCCAGCCCGGACGTAAAGGAAGCCAAACGGGCATTCCTGATTGCCGGTGTTTTTGAATACCCGTTTATGGCCTTTGTTGGGGTGGGGCTGGGCATGTTGGGGAGGGTGGCTTTTCCCGAGAGTGATCCGGAAATGGCCTTGCCCCTGATGTTGAACCATGTATTGCCGGTTGGGGTGTCCGGCTTTTTGCTGGCCTCCTACTTCTCGGCAGTGATGTCCACTGCCGACAGTTGCCTGATCGCCTCGTCAGGGAATTTTACCAATGACATCATTGTGAGGTTCTTTAAAAAGAAACTTCCCGACAAGTTCATTATCAATTTGTCGCAGTTGGTCACCCTGACAGTGGGGGTACTGGCGTTGTTGCTGGCGGGCATGTTCCAATCCGTGCTCGACATCGTTTTACAGGCCTATGGGTTTATGGTATCCGGCCTATTGGTGCCCACGCTGGTCGCCTACTTCTCCAAAAAAACGGATGCCACGGCCGCGGCCGTAAGCATGGTGGGCGGGGGCGGTTTTACCTTGTTAGCCATCCTCTCAAAAATGGGGCTGCCCCTGGGGCTTGATGCCACCGTATTCGGGCTGGCCTTGTCCGCAGTCCTTTATTACTTGGTCTATTACCTTAAGAAAAATGTTTGA